The nucleotide sequence TCCAGCCGCGCCTGGAGCTCATCGAGAAGCTGGTCGAGCCGGAGTTGGGGGAGGGCCGGATGGCGTCCCTGATCCGCACTGCCCGACACCTGGCCACCGTCCCCCCATGAGCCTCTCACCAGCAGGGTAGCCGGGGCAGGGGCCGGTGGTGGCGGCGATGGAAGGAACTCGGCCAGGGTCAGGAGCCGCTGAGGGACGAGAGCCTAGGAAACCGGCACCACGGCGACCGGGCACTTGGCGTGATGCAGTACGGCGTGGTTGACAAGCCCGAGCTGCATGCCGAAGTGCCCCTGCCGTCGCCGGGCCCCCACCACCAGCAGATCGGCGTGCGCGGAGGCGACCAGCAGCGCCTTGCGAGCCGAGCCCTCGACCGGGCGGTGTGCCACCGGCACCGGCGGCAGCCCGGCCGCCGTGGCGCCGCCCAGCGTCTCGTCCAGGAGCTCGGCGGCGCGCCGTGCGTGGTCCTGGCGCGCTCCGTGGCTCTCATGTCCTCCGTGGTTCTCGCGTGCCCTGTGGCTCTCGTGTGCCCCGTGGCTCTCGCGCGTTCCGTGGTCCTCGGGGCCCGCGCAGCGCCATGCGTGCACCGCCTCCAGTTCCCCGCCGCGCAGCCGCGCCTCGCGCAGGGCGAACGCGACGGCCGGGGAGGGCGGCGCGGGCTCCCGCTCGCTCGGGCGCTCGCGCTCGGCGATTCCCACCACCACCCGGTTCATCCCGCCGTGCACGTTCTCCGGGCGGCCGCGCACCACGACCACCGGGCACTGGGCGCGGGCCGCGATGCCCAGTCCGACCGAGCCGAGCAGCAGGGAGGCGAACTCGCCGCGGCCGCGCGAGCCGACCACCAGCGCCTCGGCGCTCTGCCCGGCGCGCAGCAGGGCGGTGACCGCGTCGTCGGCCGCCAGGTCGGTCATCACCTTCAGGGCGGGCACCCGCCGCCCGGCCCGCTCGGCCGCGGTGGCCAGCACCGCCTCGCTGTGGAGCCGCTCGGCGGGGCGGTCGGCGGCCGTTCCGGCGACGTAGCCCTCGTACCGCTCCCACAGGGAGGCGTGGACGACGCGCAGCGGCAGCCCGCGGCGCCCGGCCAGCTCGGCCGCCCAGTCCAGTGCGTCCGAGGCGGCGTCCGAACCGTCGACCCCGACGACCACGGGAAGCTCCACCGTGCCCACCGCCTCTCCTGCCGGCACATGGGTGTGTCCCCTCCCATTGTCCCGCCGAAGCGGTCGCCGAGGGAGTCCGGCGGCTCACTCAGCGCAGTCGCATGGCCAGCGTCACCACGGCGCCCACCGCCCCCGCGCTGATCACCAGCCGGTCGGTGACCAGCTGGGTCAGCCACAGTCCGCGGCCGCTGGTGGCGCCGTCCAGACCCGGCAGGATCCGGG is from Streptomyces hygroscopicus and encodes:
- a CDS encoding universal stress protein UspA, with protein sequence MGTVELPVVVGVDGSDAASDALDWAAELAGRRGLPLRVVHASLWERYEGYVAGTAADRPAERLHSEAVLATAAERAGRRVPALKVMTDLAADDAVTALLRAGQSAEALVVGSRGRGEFASLLLGSVGLGIAARAQCPVVVVRGRPENVHGGMNRVVVGIAERERPSEREPAPPSPAVAFALREARLRGGELEAVHAWRCAGPEDHGTRESHGAHESHRARENHGGHESHGARQDHARRAAELLDETLGGATAAGLPPVPVAHRPVEGSARKALLVASAHADLLVVGARRRQGHFGMQLGLVNHAVLHHAKCPVAVVPVS